A single region of the Garra rufa chromosome 20, GarRuf1.0, whole genome shotgun sequence genome encodes:
- the akr7a3 gene encoding aflatoxin B1 aldehyde reductase member 3: MQCAARAGLGAAHHIFLSRLNTSHFIQLRNMSQSKLPVTLLGSMAFGGRADAQLSSQLVKVFLERGHDELDTAYMYNDGQAESIIGDMQLPKTVRIATKANPWEGKTLKPESVRNQLETSLKRLRTQSVDLFYLHAPDHQNPIQDTLQACNQLHKEGKFKELGLSNYASWEVAEIYCICKHNNWVLPTVYQGMYNATTRQVETELLPCLRYFGIRFYAYNPLAGGLLTGKYHYEDKDGAQPAGRFFGNNWAGAYRERYWKESHFQGIDGIQKALQAAYGSEKPSLTSAAIRWMYHHSHLKGDLGDGVIIGMSSMEQLRENLTAAAEGPLKQEVVDAFKHAWDLVAHECPNYFR; this comes from the exons ATGCAGTGCGCTGCCAGAGCAGGCTTGGGTGCAGCTCACCACATATTTCTCAGCAGACTCAACACTTCACACTTTATACAGCTCCGCAACATGTCTCAGTCCAAACTCCCCGTTACTCTGCTGGGCTCCATGGCGTTCGGTGGCCGCGCGGACGCGCAGCTGAGCTCGCAGCTGGTGAAGGTGTTCTTAGAGCGCGGGCACGATGAGCTGGACACCGCGTACATGTACAATGATGGACAGGCGGAGAGCATCATTGGAGACATGCAGCTTCCGAAAACAG TTCGAATCGCAACTAAAGCAAACCCCTGGGAGGGAAAAACACTCAAACCGGAGAGTGTCCGGAATCAGCTGGAAACGTCCCTGAAGAGGCTGCGCACACAAAGCGTGGACCTGTTTTACCTGCACGCTCCGGACCACCAGAACCCCATTCAGGACACACTACAGGCCTGCAATCAGCTGCATAAAGAG GGCAAATTCAAAGAGCTGGGGTTGTCAAACTATGCCTCATGGGAAGTGGCGGAAATCTACTGCATCTGCAAACACAACAACTGGGTGCTTCCTACTGTATATCAA GGCATGTATAATGCAACCACACGACAAGTGGAGACTGAACTTCTGCCTTGTTTGAGATACTTTGGCATCCGTTTCTATGCATACAATCCCCTGGCAG GTGGGCTTCTCACGGGGAAATATCACTATGAGGATAAAGACGGCGCTCAGCCTGCGGGACGATTCTTTGGGAACAATTGGGCTGGTGCTTACAGAGAAAG ATACTGGAAGGAGAGTCATTTCCAAGGCATAGATGGCATTCAGAAGGCTCTGCAAGCAGCATATGGCTCAGAGAAACCCAGCTTGACATCAGCTGCTATTCGCTGGATGTACCATCACTCTCATTTGAAA GGTGATCTGGGTGATGGAGTGATTATTGGGATGTCCAGCATGGAGCAGCTGCGTGAGAACTTGACGGCGGCAGCAGAAGGCCCACTTAAACAGGAAGTCGTGGACGCCTTCAAACACGCCTGGGATTTAGTAGCCCATGAATGTCCAAACTACTTCCGCTAG